One part of the Alistipes onderdonkii genome encodes these proteins:
- a CDS encoding sensor histidine kinase has translation MLIKILLVIAILIQSVATAYALKLVRATKYNSVWILFIVGFSLLSVERFVQLLMASGQYVPRWWFAYLGIVISICLSIGVMYAHKLFKYIGRLNRQRQLLNKRILTAVLRTEEKARSRFSKELHDGLGPLLSSARMSLSALARDERSPEQKEIIDNTTYVIDEAIRSLREISNNLSPHVLNDFGLARGVQNFIDKSAAMHDVKIRFTTNLRAERFDTDVEVILYRVICELINNSLKHAACSSINLSLSQNGTELALDYTDDGRGFNPQAMMDCGMGLSNISSRINSLGGVFDIASAKGRGMRAAIRVNTQEEQASQRLRRRKRK, from the coding sequence ATGTTGATTAAGATACTGCTTGTCATCGCCATCCTCATCCAGTCGGTCGCGACGGCATATGCCCTCAAACTGGTGCGGGCTACCAAGTACAATTCGGTATGGATTCTCTTCATCGTGGGCTTTTCGCTGCTCTCGGTCGAGCGGTTCGTGCAGCTGCTGATGGCCAGCGGGCAGTATGTCCCCCGGTGGTGGTTCGCCTATCTGGGGATCGTGATCTCGATCTGTCTGTCGATCGGCGTGATGTACGCCCACAAGCTCTTCAAGTACATCGGCAGGCTCAACCGCCAGCGGCAATTGCTCAACAAACGCATCCTCACGGCCGTGCTCCGCACCGAGGAGAAGGCGCGTTCGCGTTTCTCGAAGGAACTGCACGACGGGCTGGGGCCGCTGCTCTCGTCGGCGAGGATGTCGCTTTCGGCACTGGCACGCGACGAACGCAGCCCCGAGCAGAAGGAGATCATCGACAATACGACCTATGTGATCGACGAGGCGATCCGTTCGCTGCGCGAGATTTCGAACAACCTTTCGCCCCACGTGCTCAACGATTTCGGGCTGGCGCGGGGCGTGCAGAACTTCATCGACAAGAGCGCCGCGATGCACGACGTGAAAATCCGCTTCACGACCAACCTCCGTGCGGAGCGGTTCGATACGGACGTCGAGGTGATCCTCTACCGGGTGATCTGCGAGCTGATCAACAATTCGCTCAAGCACGCCGCATGTTCGTCGATCAACCTTTCGCTGTCGCAGAACGGGACGGAACTGGCACTGGACTATACGGACGACGGGCGGGGGTTCAATCCGCAGGCCATGATGGACTGCGGCATGGGGCTTTCGAACATCTCGTCGCGCATCAATTCGCTGGGCGGCGTGTTCGACATCGCCAGCGCCAAGGGCCGGGGGATGCGCGCCGCGATCCGTGTCAATACGCAGGAGGAGCAGGCATCGCAGAGGCTTCGCCGCCGCAAACGCAAATGA